Genomic DNA from Streptomyces sp. AM 2-1-1:
TCTCCGGGCGACCTGGCCGGAGGTGCTGATCGCCGCGCAGGCGCTCTACGCCTCCCGCGCCACCGGCCGCTCGGACGTCGTGCTCGGGCTGCCCATGATGGGCCGGATGGGTTCGGTGGCGCTGCGGGTGCCGGGCATGGTCATGAACGTCCTGCCGCTGCGGCTGGAGGTCTCCCCCGCTGCGGACTTCGCCCACCTGGTCCGCCAGGTCGTGCTCGGCATCCGCGCCGTCCGCCGCCACCAGCGCTACCGTTACGAGGACATCCGCCGCGACCTCGGGCTGCTCGGCGAGAGCCGCGCCCTGGTCGGCCCGCTGGTCAACGTCATGCCCTTCGACTACGACGTGCGGTTCGCCGGTGCCCCCGTGCGGGCCCGCAACCTCTCGGCCGGGCAGGTGGAGGACCTGACCGTCAACATCCACGACCGGGCAGACGGCCGCGGACTGCTCATCGACTACGACGCGAACCCGGCCCTCTACACCGAGGACGACCTCGCGGCCCACCAGGACAGGTTCACCGGCCTCGTCGGGCGGCTGGCCGAGGCGGACCCGCACCTTCCGCTCGCCGCGCACACCATCGCCACGCCGGGCGAAGTCTCGCTGATCCTGTCGGAGTTCAACCGCACGGAGCGTGAGCTCCCCGCGACCAACCTGATCGGCCCCATCGAGTCGCGGGCCCGCCGGACCCCGAACGCCACGGCCCTGGTGTACGGCGCCGAGTCGCTCACCTACGCGGAGCTGAACGCCCGGGCCAACCGGCTGGCCCGGCACCTGCGCACCCTCGGCGCCCGCCCGGACGCGGTGGTGGCCCTCTCGGTGCCCCGGTCCGTCGAGCTGATCGTGGTGCTGCTGGCCATCCTCAAGACGGGCGCCGCCTACCTGCCGCTCGACCCGGACTACCCGGAGCAGCGCCTGCTGGACATGATCGAGGACGCGGCGCCGGTCTGCGCGGTGACCGACCGGGAGGGCAGGCTGCCGGAGGGCGGCACGACCCCGCTGGTCGTGCTGGACGGGCTCGACGTGTCGGACCGGCTGCCGACCGACCCGGGCCGCCCGCTCACCCCCTCCCACCCGGCGTACGTCATCTACACCTCGGGTTCCACCGGCCGCCCCAAGGGGGTCGTCGTCTCGCACGGGGCGATCGACAACCGGCTGCGGTGGATGCAGGACACCTACCGGCTGGTCCCCGGCGACCGGGTGCTGCAGAAGACACCGTCGTCGTTCGACGTCTCCGTGTGGGAGTTCTTCTGGCCGTTGCGCGAGGGCGCGACGCTCGTGGTCGCGGAACCCGGCGGCCACCGCGATCCGGCGTACCTCGCCCGCCTCGTGCGCGAACAGGGCGTCACCACCGTGCACTTCGTGCCGTCCATGCTCCAGGTCTTCCTGGCCGAGCCGGAGGCGGCCCGGTGCACGGGCCTCACCCGGGTGTTCTGCAGCGGCGAGGCGCTGGCCCGGGAGACCGCGAACCTCTTCGCGCGCACGCTGCCGGGGGCCGGGCTGCACAACCTGTACGGCCCGACCGAGGCGGCGGTGGACGTCACCCACCACACCTGTGCCGCGGAGGGCAGCGGCCCGGTACCCATCGGGCGTCCGGTGTGGAACACCCGGCTGTACGTGCTCGACGCGGCGCTCCAGCTCTGCCCGCCCGGCGTCCCGGGGGAGCTCTTCCTCGCCGGACGCCAGCTGGCCGACGGATACCTGGACCGCCCCGAGCTGACCGCGACGCGTTTCGTCGCCGACCCCTTCGGCCCCGCCGGCAGCCTCATGTACCGGACCGGCGACCTGGCACGGTGGACCACCGGCGGCGAGGTCGAGTACCTCGGCCGCACCGACCACCAGGTGAAGCTGCGCGGCCAGCGCATCGAACTCGGCGAGATCGAGGCGGCCCTGGCCGCACGGCCCGGTGTCGAGGGCGCCTGCGCCCTGGTGCGCGAGGACGACGGCGGCGAGCAGCGCCTCGTCGGTTACGTGCAGGGGCAGGCGGACCCCGCCGGGGTGCGGGCGGCGCTCGCACGGGTGCTGCCCGACCACATGGTCCCGGCCGCCGTGGTCGTGCTGGAGGCGTTCCCGCTGAGCCCGGCCGGGAAGCTCGACCGGCGTGCCCTGCCCGCACCGGTGTTCTCCGGCGGCACGGGGGGCCGACGCCCGTCCGGGCCCCTGGAGGAGAAGCTGACGCGGCTCTTCGCCGAGGTGCTCGGCGTCGAACACGCCGGGCCGGA
This window encodes:
- a CDS encoding amino acid adenylation domain-containing protein, which produces MSAPAASLGAPPAGAPDTVLPLTSAQSGMWYAQALDPLSPALNTAECVEIDGPVDPELFGAALRQVVAEADALRIRVEDSPDGPRQRIRAEVEPALRTADLRAEKDPDRVAGTWMRDDLARPVDLTRQPVFGQALFRVGEQRWLWYQRIHHLAMDGFGYSLLVRRTAEVYSALAKGEAPAPTPFRPLAELVAQDAEYRASDALAADRAHWSEAFADRPEAPHLAGRGALPSRTSLRRTVSLPRETTEAVRRLADGLRATWPEVLIAAQALYASRATGRSDVVLGLPMMGRMGSVALRVPGMVMNVLPLRLEVSPAADFAHLVRQVVLGIRAVRRHQRYRYEDIRRDLGLLGESRALVGPLVNVMPFDYDVRFAGAPVRARNLSAGQVEDLTVNIHDRADGRGLLIDYDANPALYTEDDLAAHQDRFTGLVGRLAEADPHLPLAAHTIATPGEVSLILSEFNRTERELPATNLIGPIESRARRTPNATALVYGAESLTYAELNARANRLARHLRTLGARPDAVVALSVPRSVELIVVLLAILKTGAAYLPLDPDYPEQRLLDMIEDAAPVCAVTDREGRLPEGGTTPLVVLDGLDVSDRLPTDPGRPLTPSHPAYVIYTSGSTGRPKGVVVSHGAIDNRLRWMQDTYRLVPGDRVLQKTPSSFDVSVWEFFWPLREGATLVVAEPGGHRDPAYLARLVREQGVTTVHFVPSMLQVFLAEPEAARCTGLTRVFCSGEALARETANLFARTLPGAGLHNLYGPTEAAVDVTHHTCAAEGSGPVPIGRPVWNTRLYVLDAALQLCPPGVPGELFLAGRQLADGYLDRPELTATRFVADPFGPAGSLMYRTGDLARWTTGGEVEYLGRTDHQVKLRGQRIELGEIEAALAARPGVEGACALVREDDGGEQRLVGYVQGQADPAGVRAALARVLPDHMVPAAVVVLEAFPLSPAGKLDRRALPAPVFSGGTGGRRPSGPLEEKLTRLFAEVLGVEHAGPDDAFFDLGGTSLLAMRLVARVREECATELTIGSLFETPTPAALAARLAGPGAGADDALDVLLPLRGGDGRPALFAFHPAGGIAWCYAGLSARLGPDQPLYAVQVRGLTDDEPLAETLRDQAVDYTARLRAVQPHGPYRLVGWSVGGVLAHAVAVLLQEAGEEVELLALLDSFPSEMWRARPAPEEGDALTAVLRMAGFERTDEASREDVLATLRRAGSPLAGLGDRTLSRIVDIVPHHARLMREHRHDTFRGDVLFFTAAAPRAEDWLTRESWHAHVTGEIVNHDLDCTHATLLQGANLDTVATVLAARLKELDG